GGCCAGCACCGCCAGCGCCAGCGCTGAGAACGGCGTCGACTCCGCCGGCTTGAGCACCATGGTGCAGCCGGCGGCCAGCGCCGGGCCAGCCTTGCGGGTAATCATCGCCGCCGGGAAATTCCACGGCGTGATCGCTGCGCAGACGCCGATCGGCTCCTTCACCACCACGATGCGCGTGCCCGGGGTCGGCGAAGGAATGGTATCGCCGCCGGCACGCTTGCCCTCTTCCGCGAACCATTCGATGAACGAGGCAGCGTAGGCGATTTCACCGCGCGACTCGGCCAGCGGCTTGCCTTGCTCGGTGGTCATAATCAGCGCCAGGTCGTCCAGATTGGCCAGCATCAGGTCGTTCCATTTGCGCAGGATGATGCTGCGTTCCTTAGCCGTCTTGCGCCGCCACAGGCGCCAGGCTTCATTGGCGGCGGCAATCGCGCGTCTGGTCTCGGCGGCGCCCATCAGCGGCACGCTGCCGATGGTTTCGCCGGTGGCCGGATTGGCGACCGCATGCGTAGCGCCGCCGTCGGCGTTGCACCATTCACCGTTCAGGTAGGCTTGCTGGCGGAACAATGAGGGATCTTTTAATTTCATCACGAGGTAACTCCTATGAACGGGAAAGACCGGCATGTCAGACTACGATATGCCGGTTGGAAAATGGTCTGGACGAAAGCGCTAGAACTTGGCGAGCGCCTTGTTACGTCCGCGTATCCACTCCAGCACCAGCAGCAGGCAAGTGGAAAATACGATCAGGATGGTGGCCAGCGCGGCAATGGTCGGGCTGATGTTTTCCTTGATGCCGGTAAACATCTGGCGCGGCAGCGTGGCTTGTCCGGGACCGGCGACAAACAAGGTTACCACCACATCGTCGAACGAAGTGGCGAAGGCAAACAAGGCGCCGGAGATCAAACCCGGCGCGATCACCGGCAAGGTGATGCGGAAGAAGGTCGAGAGCGGATTGGCGCCCAGGCTGAGGCTGGCGCGCACCAGGTTCTGATTGAAACCCTGCAGGGTCGCCAGCACTGTCGTCACCACGAATGGCGCGCCGAGCGCGGCATGCGCCAGTATCAGGCCGGTATAGCTATCGGACAGGCCGATCTGCGCAAAGAACAGATAGACGCCGACGCCAACCACCACCACCGGCACCACCATGGGCGAAATCAGCACCGCCATCAGCAAACCCTTGCCGCGAAAATCGGCCTTATTCAAGCCGACCGCCGCCAGGGTGCCGAGTATGGTCGCCAGCACGGTCGCCAGAGGCGCGACAATGAAACTGTTCTTGGCCGCGCTGACCCATTCATCCGAGTGCACCAGGTTCTGATACCAGCGCATGGAAAAGCCGTGGATCGGATACACCAGGAAAGTACTGTCGCTGAACGACAGCGGAATGATCACCAGTATCGGCAGCAGCAGGAACAGCAGCACCAGCAGGTTGAAGCCGCGCGAAAAGAAAAACCAGACGCGTTCGGTCAACGAAACATAGGGCGGGAATTGCGGGAATATTTTCATTTTCTTATCCCATCGCCACATCGTTTTTAGTGAAGCGGCGATACACGCCGTACAGCACCAGTGTTGCGGCAAACAGCAAGGCGCCAAGCGCGCAAGCCATGCCCCAGTTGATGGTGACATTGGTGAAATAGGCGATGTAATAGCTGACCATCTGTTCGTTCGGCCCGCCCAGCAAGGCCGGCGTGATGTAGTAGCCTACCGAGAGGATAAACACCAGCAAGGCGCCGGCGCCTATGCCCGGATAAGTCTGCGGCACATACACGCGCCAGAAGGCGGCGAACGGATGGCTGCCGAGCGATACCGCGGCCCGCATATAGGTTGGCGGGATAGCCTTCATCACGCTGTACAGCGGCAGGATCATGAACGGCAGCAGGATGTGCGTCATGGCGATGTAGACGCCGATGCGGTTGAACAGCAACTCCAGCGGCGCCTGGGTCAGGCCGGTCGCCATCAGGGCCTTGTTGACCAGGCCTTCCGACTGCAGCAGCACGATCCAGGCCGCCACCCGCACCAGGATCGAGGTCCAGAATGGAATCAGCACCAGGATCATGAACAGGTTGGCGCGCCGTTCCGACATGGTCGACAGCCAGTAGGCCAACGGATAGCCGAGCACCAGGCAAGCCAGCGTGGCGACCAGGCCCATCCAGAAGGTGCGGCCGAAAATCTTTTGATACACCGAGGCGCTGGCATCGGCTTTCTCGATATGGCCGAAGGCGTCCTGCTTCAGGTCCAGCGCCGCCAGCAGGTAGTACGGTGAATACGCCGAGCCGTTCTTGGCGATGACCTGCCAGTAAGGCAGCTGGGCCCATTGTTCATCGATATCGATCAGCGCCTGCTTGATTTGTCCCGGCGGCAGCGGCTTGCCATCCGCATCCAGCAAAGGCAAGGCGCGCGCGGTTTTCATGATGATCGAACGGGCGCCGGAGATTTCCGAATTGAGGCGGCGCGCGAGGGAGCCAGCGGCGCTGTTTTCCTTGGCCTGCAGCAAGTCCCCGGCCAGCCCGGCATAAGCGGCATCCGGCGGCGAGCTCTTGCGGTCCCAGTTGCTCAGGGCCGCCACAGTATGCGGCAAGGTAGTGGCGATTTCCGGATTTTCCACGGCGCGCTTGAGCAGCATGGCGATCGGCACCAGGAAAGTCAGCAGCAGGAAAATCGCCAGCGGCGCGATCAGCGCCAGCGCCGCCGCGCGCTTGCGAAACTGGGCCTGCCGCAGTTCGCGCTTGAGCTGCGAATTCTGCGGCGCTGCAGGCGGAGCCATCGGCATGGAGTTGACGCCGGCGGAGGATGCAATAGAAGTCATGATGGTCCGGCTTTAGCAAAAAGATGAATGCAAAGAACGACCGCAAGCCAGGGAGAAACCGTCACAGCTCCTCCATGGCCCGCGGCGGCGGCCTGCTTACTTGGCAGCCCAGGCGGTGAAGCGCTGCTCCAGTTCTTCGCCATGATCTGTCCAGAACGACAGGCTCAGCTGCAAGGCATCCTTGGCGTTGGTCGGCGAGGTCGGCAGATTGGCCAGCGTCTTCGGATCCAGCAGCTTGAGCGCCTGGTTGTTCACCGGGCCGTAGGAAATATTGCTGGCGTAGGCCTTTTGCGAATCAGGCTTGCTGGCGAAGGCGATGAACTTCTCAGCATCGGCCTTGTTCGGTGTGCCTTTTGGAATCACCCAGAAATCGAGCGTGTAGATGCTGCCGATCCAGCTGACTTTCAGGTTCTTGCCCTCGCGCTGGGCGGCGTCGATGCGGCCGTTGAACGCCGTCGACATCACCACGTCGCCGGCCACCAGGAATTGCGGCGGCTGCGCGCCGGCTTCCCACCACTGGATATTCGGCTTCAGCTCATCCAGTTTCTTGAAAGCGCGATCGACACCGGCTTTTGTACCGAGCAGCTTGTAGACGTCTTTCGGCGCCACGCCGTCCGCCATCAGCGCGAACTCCAGGGTGTACTCGGCGCCCTTCTTCATGGCGCGCTTGCCGGGAAATTTCTTGGTATCCCAGAAATCGGCCCAGGTCTTCGGCGCGACTTTCAACTTGTCGGCATCGTAGGCCAGCACGGTGGACCAGACGAAAGCGCCGACGCCGCATTCATGGATGGCGGCCGGGCTGAAATCGGCCTTGTTGCCGATCTTGCTGAAGTCGATCTTTTCCAGCAAGCCTTCTTCGCAGGCGCGGCCGATATCGCCGGCGTCGACCTCGACCACATCCCAGCTGACTTTCTTGGCTTCGACCATGGCCTTGACCTTGGCCAGCTCACCGTTGAATTCGACCACCGTGATCTTGTCGCCGCTCGCCTTGGCGTAGGGATCGATGTAGGCAACCTTCTGCGCTGCGCCGTTGGCGCCGCCGAAGTTGACCAGGGTCAGGGCTGCAGCTTGCGCCATGCCGATGGCGGCCAGTGCCAATACCATGCTGCTCAGAACGGGTTTAAAAAACACTTTCATCACGTCTCCTCGTGGATTGAAAAACAATTGCCGAACTACTTTTTGCGCATCATCAGATGAAGATGCGCAGGTGCTTGTGATCTATGTCCAATGCAACTACCGTACCCTCGTTCAGTCCCACCAGCGCCGGGTCGTTCAGCGACAGTTTGACGAAGCAGTCTTCCTGCTGCGGAATCGCACAGCGCACCCGCACGTGATCGCCGAAATAGATCAGGCTGCTGACATTCACCGGGAAGGCATTGGCGGTGGCGCTGGCCAGCGGCAGCAGATGGATGCGTTCAGGCCGGATGCAGGCCACCACCGGCTGGCCGATTTCAGCCTGGTTGGCGTTGACGCCGTGCAACACGCCGCCATGCGGCAGGCGCACGCTGCCGTCGCTGCCTTCGGCCGCGTTGAGGATGCCGTGGAAGCGGTTGTTATCGCCGATGAAGCCGGCCACGAACAAGTTTTCCGGATACTCGTAAAGACGGTCGACCACGGCCAGCTGCTGGATGATGCCCTGATCGAACACGGCCACGCGGTCCGACATGGTCAGCGCTTCGCTCTGGTCGTGGGTGACATAAACGAAGGTGACGCCGAGCCGCTTGTGCAAGGCTTTCAGCTCCAGCTGCATGTGCTCGCGCAGCTGCTTGTCGAGCGCTCCCAGCGGTTCATCCATCAGCACCAGCTTGGGGTCGAACACCAGCGCCCGCGCCAGCGCGATGCGCTGCTGCTGGCCGCCGGACAGCTGGGCCGGATAGCGGTCGCCAAATTTGCCCATCTGCACCATGTCCAGCGCCTTCTTGACCTTGTCGGCGCGCTCGCTGCCGCTGATGTTGCGCACTCTTAGCGGGTAGGCAACGTTCTGCGCCACGGTCATGTGCGGAAACAGCGCATAGTTCTGGAACACCATGCCGATATTGCGCTTGTGCGGCGGCACCTTGTTGAGCAGCTGCCCATCCAGGCGGATTTCGCCGCCGGTGGGAAATTCGAAGCCGGCCAGCATCATCAGGCAAGTGGTCTTGCCGGAACCGGACGGCCCCAGCAGGGTCAGGAACTCGCCGCGCTGGATATCCAGATTGAGGTTCTTGACCACCAGGTTTTCGCCATCATAGGTTTTCTTGACGCCAGAGAACTGCACCAGCGTATCCTGCGCGGCTGGCGGGCTGACCTGCGCCGGCGAGGCCAGGTGAGGGGCGATATTTTCTTGTTTCAACTCGTTCTCCTGCCAGGGTTCAAGCAGCCGCAACGGTGCGCATCGCGGCGCTCAGGATGGCCAGCGCTTCATCCATCAACTTATCCTCTATGGTGAGCGGAAACAAGAAGCGGATCGCATTACTGTAGACCCCACAGCTCAGCAACAGCAAGCCGTTTTTTAGGGCTTCGGCCTGTACCTTCCTGGTGAACTCGGCATCGGGCTGGCGCGTGCCCGGCTGCAGGAACTCAACCGCCACCATCGCTCCCAGGCCGCGGATGTCGGCAATCTGCGGAATTTCTGCGCGCAAACCTTCCAATACCTGCTTCAGCTTGCCGCCCAGCAGATTGGCGCGTTCGACCAGTTGCTCTTCTTCGATCACTTCCAGCACCGCCAGCGCCGACGCCACCGCCAGCGGGTTGCCGGCGTAAGTGCCGCC
The sequence above is a segment of the Collimonas sp. PA-H2 genome. Coding sequences within it:
- a CDS encoding ABC transporter permease, which produces MKIFPQFPPYVSLTERVWFFFSRGFNLLVLLFLLLPILVIIPLSFSDSTFLVYPIHGFSMRWYQNLVHSDEWVSAAKNSFIVAPLATVLATILGTLAAVGLNKADFRGKGLLMAVLISPMVVPVVVVGVGVYLFFAQIGLSDSYTGLILAHAALGAPFVVTTVLATLQGFNQNLVRASLSLGANPLSTFFRITLPVIAPGLISGALFAFATSFDDVVVTLFVAGPGQATLPRQMFTGIKENISPTIAALATILIVFSTCLLLVLEWIRGRNKALAKF
- a CDS encoding ABC transporter permease; translation: MTSIASSAGVNSMPMAPPAAPQNSQLKRELRQAQFRKRAAALALIAPLAIFLLLTFLVPIAMLLKRAVENPEIATTLPHTVAALSNWDRKSSPPDAAYAGLAGDLLQAKENSAAGSLARRLNSEISGARSIIMKTARALPLLDADGKPLPPGQIKQALIDIDEQWAQLPYWQVIAKNGSAYSPYYLLAALDLKQDAFGHIEKADASASVYQKIFGRTFWMGLVATLACLVLGYPLAYWLSTMSERRANLFMILVLIPFWTSILVRVAAWIVLLQSEGLVNKALMATGLTQAPLELLFNRIGVYIAMTHILLPFMILPLYSVMKAIPPTYMRAAVSLGSHPFAAFWRVYVPQTYPGIGAGALLVFILSVGYYITPALLGGPNEQMVSYYIAYFTNVTINWGMACALGALLFAATLVLYGVYRRFTKNDVAMG
- a CDS encoding ABC transporter substrate-binding protein — encoded protein: MKVFFKPVLSSMVLALAAIGMAQAAALTLVNFGGANGAAQKVAYIDPYAKASGDKITVVEFNGELAKVKAMVEAKKVSWDVVEVDAGDIGRACEEGLLEKIDFSKIGNKADFSPAAIHECGVGAFVWSTVLAYDADKLKVAPKTWADFWDTKKFPGKRAMKKGAEYTLEFALMADGVAPKDVYKLLGTKAGVDRAFKKLDELKPNIQWWEAGAQPPQFLVAGDVVMSTAFNGRIDAAQREGKNLKVSWIGSIYTLDFWVIPKGTPNKADAEKFIAFASKPDSQKAYASNISYGPVNNQALKLLDPKTLANLPTSPTNAKDALQLSLSFWTDHGEELEQRFTAWAAK
- a CDS encoding ABC transporter ATP-binding protein, whose protein sequence is MAPHLASPAQVSPPAAQDTLVQFSGVKKTYDGENLVVKNLNLDIQRGEFLTLLGPSGSGKTTCLMMLAGFEFPTGGEIRLDGQLLNKVPPHKRNIGMVFQNYALFPHMTVAQNVAYPLRVRNISGSERADKVKKALDMVQMGKFGDRYPAQLSGGQQQRIALARALVFDPKLVLMDEPLGALDKQLREHMQLELKALHKRLGVTFVYVTHDQSEALTMSDRVAVFDQGIIQQLAVVDRLYEYPENLFVAGFIGDNNRFHGILNAAEGSDGSVRLPHGGVLHGVNANQAEIGQPVVACIRPERIHLLPLASATANAFPVNVSSLIYFGDHVRVRCAIPQQEDCFVKLSLNDPALVGLNEGTVVALDIDHKHLRIFI